In Dermacentor variabilis isolate Ectoservices chromosome 7, ASM5094787v1, whole genome shotgun sequence, a genomic segment contains:
- the LOC142588337 gene encoding dimethyladenosine transferase produces MPKVKTERTRHHEVVQRQNIGFRTELGQHILKNPLVINGMIEKSAIRPTDVVLEVGPGTGNMTVKLLEKAKKVVACEVDTRLVAELQKRVQGTHLHSKLHIIVGDVLKSELPFFDICVANLPYQISSPFVFKLLLHRPFFRCATLMFQREFAQRLVAKPGDKLYCRLSVNTQLLARVDILMKVGKNNFRPPPKVESSVVRLEPRNPPPAINFIEWDGLLRICFVRKNKTLSAAFKQTAVLAMLEKNYRVHCSVANEELPGEFNMKEKVDEILSQGGYSDKRARTMDTDDFMALLHLFNSNGIHFS; encoded by the exons ATGCCGAAAGTGAAAACCGAGCGGACGCGTCATCACGAGGTGGTGCAGCGACAGAACATCGGTTTCCGCACCGAGCTCGGCCAGCACATCCTCAAGAACCCGCTGGTGATCAACGGCATGATCGAAAAGTCGGCTATCCGGCCCACCGACGTCGTTCTCGAAGTCGGTCCCGGAACGGGAAACATGACCGTCAAGTTGCTAGAGAAGGCCAAGAAAGTGGTTGCTTGCGAAGTGGACACCCGGCTGGTCGCCGAACTGCAAAAGCGCGTCCAGGGGACGCATCTGCACAGCAAACTGCACATAATCGTCGGCGACGTGCTGAAATCGGAGCTGCCCTTCTTCGACATCTGTGTTGCGAACCTGCCGTACCAGATTTCGTCGCCGTTCGTCTTTAAACTGCTGCTGCACCGGCCCTTCTTTAG GTGTGCCACGCTGATGTTCCAGCGAGAGTTTGCCCAGCGGCTCGTGGCTAAGCCAGGTGACAAACTGTACTGCCGTCTGTCTGTCAACACACAGTTGTTGGCACGCGTCGACATTCTCATGAAGGTCGGCAAAAACAACTTCCGGCCCCCACCCAAGGTTGAGTCGAGCGTTGTTCGGCTCGAGCCACGCAATCCGCCGCCAGCCATCAACTTCATAGAGTGGGACGGCCTGCTCCGCATCTGCTTCGTGCGGAAGAACAAGACCCTCAGTGCTGCCTTCAAGCAGACAGCCGTCCTGGCTATGCTAGAAAAGAACTACAGGGTCCACTGCTCGGTGGCCAACGAAGAGCTGCCCGGTGAATTCAACATGAAGGAGAAAGTGGACGAGATCTTGTCGCAAGGAGGCTACTCAGACAAGCGTGCCCGCACAATGGACACCGATGACTTTATGGCTCTGCTGCACCTGTTCAACTCAAATGGCATCCACTTCTCCTGA
- the Coa8 gene encoding cytochrome c oxidase assembly factor 8, which translates to MKGVKRALQLLSKNSKTGAVKVSKAKDSVLPQDVQRLSAVATVVSPPHPVSNLRRVVLPARPNESAAELLFREQYGAVQAWNQDYWSKHNAEFQRKKEEFTQHKLAEYKARGTPRDSVPIEDMASFYKSFLNDNHRKHMQYNWAWYRKNIGLLMPALLASWAYFYREVLPSVVARRK; encoded by the exons ATGAAGGGTGTGAAAAGGGCCCTACAACTGCTATCGAAGAAC agcaaaACTGGTGCAGTGAAGGTGAGCAAGGCCAAGGACTCCGTTCTGCCCCAGGACGTGCAACGACTGTCGGCCGTGGCGACGGTCGTGTCCCCCCCACACCCGGTGTCCAACCTGCGACGCGTCGTTCTGCCCGCCCGACCGAACGAGTCGGCCGCCGAGCTGCTGTTCAGGGAGCAGTACGGCGCCGTGCAGGCGTGGAACCAGGACTACTGGTCCAAACACAACGCCGAGTTCCAGCGG AAGAAGGAAGAattcactcaacacaagctgGCCGAGTACAAGGCAAGAGGCACACCTAGAGACAGCGTCCCTATAGAGGACATGGCTTCCTTCTACAAGTCCTTCCTGAATGACAACCACCGGAAGCACATGCAGTACAACTG GGCCtggtacagaaaaaacattggcCTCTTGATGCCGGCACTCCTTGCAAGCTGGGCTTACTTCTACAGAGAAGTGCTCCCAAGTGTGGTGGCAAGGAGAAAGTGA